From a single Oscarella lobularis chromosome 20, ooOscLobu1.1, whole genome shotgun sequence genomic region:
- the LOC136199118 gene encoding uncharacterized protein, with product MKGPRFVSVFVLFLLAAATNSQNCSNEVTIGNTNTFHYRLSGQSLTIKPDVSSQSRVVWYFRTPSSLWTLVSTTVTTDNFEKGGNGLDLVVLNLNQSHHEMEIQFRIVTPLQPSFESKTVTILIGKMPTVTLASNETIRFIQGSSSFETVSYVSGGVPSPQIQVLTSEKVLANVTKFTANTTDTVIKNLDVSDNGLHFIEASNCFGKYQAMVNIEILVGISLEAVGGSSLVARCENDVVVRCVALSFPEAVVTWKLGSTLQKRLSTQSNYSTVNFDGHRRNVTSVMTIKDVSREDTSEKSIQCIAENELGKVDLSFNLIVECTPGPCGLAISVTNTFVAATVTPPEIDGNSAVYEYMLLVTTSNDFVIHNRTVAKAGTVDLGSLVPKTSYNVSCSARNQYGLGLAASKTFQTHSKPGVVSDMKVLDKTCTFLLLEISEVESGGVPVDCYDIIYREIEPNRGPPVTLNCQPSRRLFLYLETSKTFLFQSRAVNKYGAGSFGDKTWSVPTSNCKNPTGSPLVKDDGFPVVVVAAVTGGIVFLLLTAIFAGVSVAFYNKLQTDKFEELRERDVKKWKGRLLLSEEEQRTMVEQPDGHQSVRVVCEFPNTVFRLRTKLRTLQWNANLDALLEDYENVFTRINHENVARLYKFSVCDFVYKNQQLFAFWPRDCSLTEYLLYIKDERDSFKKDRGFQVALDIAKGMAYLEEKNLVHNFLCAASCIVNEKGDVLVSEYHLCVGMKGVTYQELVALLGDERFRWLPDECVEFQSYGCYKKRPKLTHKSDVFAYGKTLCEVFHILEKKTILYGTQWKFLRALEDYQHAKRPGKLLKMRSEKRELRRQKRFEKREFKSQRKAEKGQRGSVDYVDGDDDSSSFAPSPPEEKRKQSFFSRSFSRQASRMSVSRQSSSALKRLNSVDAGNQYQITKVSYQQKKKEYKDEKKANLKTKEYRKEKKSKKGEVATELKELKESAKRWKHQLRTQKSSDRFDKFKEEICSAECHDLMASCLKANPDSRPSFVEIVEKLEFEQAECRENRIISQSPIPEENEDEYSDEDDEEEVEREDVLSRSSGRTETAL from the exons ATGAAA GGACCCCGCTTCGTCAGCGTTTTcgtcctctttcttctcgcgGCAGCAACAAACTCTCAAAACTGCA GCAACGAAGTAACCATTGGAAATACCAACACATTCCATTATCGTCTCTCCGGCCAAAGCCTTACCATAAAGCCGGACGTTTCATCGCAGTCACGAGTTGTATGGTACTTTCGTACTCCTAGTTCTTTGTGGACGTTGGTTTCGACGACTGTGACGACGGATAATTTCGAAAAAGGAGGCAACGGTCTGGATCTCGTTGTCTTGAATCTTAATCAGTCTCATCATGAAATGGAAATTCAGTTTCGAATTGTTACACCTTTGCAGCCTTCGTTTGAGAGCAAGACCGTTACAATTCTTATTGGAA aaatGCCTACTGTTACCCTGGCGTCAAACGAGACGATTCGCTTTATCCAGGGTTCCTCGTCGTTTGAAACCGTATCTTACGTATCCGGAGGTGTACCGTCTCCTCAAATACAGGTCCTCACCTCTGAGAAAGTTCTAGCCAACGTCACAAAATTTACAGCAAATACAACTGATACTGTAATAAAAAACCTGGACGTAAGTGACAATGGTCTCCACTTCATAGAAGCGTCAAATTGCTTTGGAAAATATCAAGCAATGGTCAACATTGAAATTCTAG ttgGTATTAGTTTGGAGGCAGTTGGGGGTTCCTCTCTAGTGGCTCGTTGTGAAAATGACGTGGTTGTACGTTGCGTTGCGTTGAGCTTTCCCGAAGCGGTTGTGACGTGGAAGCTTGGCTCAACGCTGCAAAAACGTCTCTCCACGCAGAGTAACTATTCCACCGTGAATTTTGACGGACATCGGCGCAATGTGACGTCCGTTATGACCATCAAAGACGTCAGTAGGGAAGACACAAGCGAAAAATCTATTCAGTGTATAGCGGAAAACGAATTAGGAAAGGTCGACTTGTCTTTTAACTTAATCGTTGAAT GCACTCCTGGACCATGTGGTCTCGCCATCAGCGTCACAAACACGTTCGTTGCAGCTACCGTAACACCACCAGAAATCGACGGCAACAGCGCCGTTTATGAATACATGCTTCTCGTCACGACCTCTAATGACTTCGTGATTCACAATAGAACAGTTGCCAAGGCGGGGACCGTCGACTTGGGCTCACTAGTGCCAAAAACGTCGTACAATGTGTCGTGTTCCGCTAGGAATCAATACGGACTGGGCTTAGCAGCAAGCAAAACATTTCAAACGCACTCAAAACCCGGCGTCGTGTCCGATATGAAAGTCTTGGACAAAACTTGCACGTTTCTTCTATTGGAAATCTCAGAGGTAGAAAGCGGCGGAGTTCCCGTCGACTGTTACGACATCATCTATCGCGAAATTGAGCCGAATCGGGGGCCTCCGGTGACTTTAAATTGCCAGccaagtcgtcgtctgttTTTGTATTTAGAGACGAGTaagacgtttctcttccaaTCGAGAGCTGTGAATAAGTACGGGGCCGGATCGTTTGGCGACAAAACGTGGTCCGTTCCGACGAGCAATTGCAAGAATCCAACAG GATCTCCACTTGTTAAGGACGATGGGTTTCCTGTTGTCGTTGTCGCTGCTGTTACCGGTGgaatcgtctttcttcttctcactGCTATCTTTGCGGGCGTAAGTGTTGCCTTTTACAATAAACTTCAAACGGA TAAATTTGAAGAGcttagagaaagagacg TTAAAAAGTGGAAAGGCAGACTGCTCCtttcagaagaagaacagcGCACGATGGTAGAGCAGCCAGACGGACATCAAAGCGTCAGAGTCGTCTGCGAGTTTCCTAACACAGTTTTCAGGCTGAGAACGAAACTGCGAA CTCTCCAATGGAATGCGAATCTTGACGCACTCCTGGAAGACTACGAAAATGTTTTCACTCGTATAAACCATGAAAACGTCGCTAGACTTTACAAGTTTAGCGTCTGTGACTTTGTCTACAAGAATCAACAGCTGTTCGCGTTTTGGCCCCGTGATTGCTCCCTCACGGAGTACCTGCTCTAtatcaaagacgaaagagacTCGTTCAAGAAGGACAGAGGCTTCCAGGTTGCTCTCGATATTGCTAAGGGGATGGCCTAtttggaagagaagaatctcGTTCACAATTTTCTCTGCGCAGCGTCTTGCAT TGTCAACGAGAAAGGAGACGTCCTCGTCTCCGAGTATCATCTCTGTGTTGGCATGAAAGGCGTGACGTATCAGGAATTGGTTGCGTTGCTTGGAGACGAGCGATTTCGCTGGCTGCCGGACGAGTGCGTCGAATTTCAGTCATACGGCTGCTACAAGAAGAGACCCAAACTCACGCATAAGTCAGATGTG TTTGCCTATGGCAAGACCCTGTGCGAAGTCTTCCACAtccttgaaaagaaaacgatacTCTACGGCACGCAGTGGAAATTCCTCCGCGCATTGGAGGATTACCAGCACGCGAAAAGACCGGGAAAACTGCTTAAAATGCGTAGCGAAAAACGCGAATtgcgacgtcaaaagcgaTTCGAAAAACGCGAATTCAAGTCTCAACGAAAGGCGGAGAAGGGTCAGCGAGGAAGCGTCGactacgtcgacggcgacgacgattcgtcctctttcgctccgtcgccgcccgaagaaaagagaaagcaaagTTTCTTCAGTCGATCGTTTTCACGTCAAGCGAGTCGAATGTCCGTTTCGCGTCAATCAAGTTCGGCCTTGAAACGGTTGAATAGCGTGGACGCTGGTAATCAGTATCAGATAACGAAAGTGAGCTAccagcagaagaaaaaggaatacAAGGACGAGAAGAAGGCGAACTTGAAGACGAAAGAGTATCGTAAggagaagaaatcaaagaaaggCGAAGTCGCCACCGAGTTGAAAGAGCTGAAGGAGTCGGCAAAGAGATGGAAGCATCAGTTGAGAACTCAGAAAAGCAGCGATCGTTTTGATAAGTTCAAGGAAGAAATTTGTTCGGCGGAATG TCACGATTTGATGGCGTCGTGTCTAAAGGCAAATCCTGATAGTCGGCCCAGCTTTGTGGAAATTGTTGAAAAATTGGAGTTTGAGCAAGCTGAATGTCGGGAAAATAGAATAATAAGCCAATCTCCCATtcctgaagaaaacgaagacgaatacagtgatgaagatgacgaggaGGAAGTAGAAAGAGAGGACGTGCTTAGCAGATCAAGTGGTAGAACTGAAACAGCGCTGTAA
- the LOC136199310 gene encoding uncharacterized protein — MLTCDSNVTVGPGHIAFDNGRVKMRLFIVLLSLVFSSVGGTFTSPLITSSSQTIDVSDDAQSDEEPTLWAVENVWAPLDLHIPRVSKRSTQEYDIPLLFVSQAGPCWTIRWEPPLSPPSHYKIYRSTNPEEENDEEFHFVATVRHKRGSTIWTHCCRLSGITKVRFGVSAVDSSKQEHEMKKSDPVVVSTSFLPAGPLPEELTPRMCCVRDHVIAYNPKDDNFLLVIQCRNGSLYSVLVDSAFKASTRDITFVINGEIADQGSPSVTYNQRTMKYTILLQLRPGSRSGGKYVIVSRQINGATGEFLGRPSVVAQCQNKKKQPEDCRKPKIIYNLATYGYIMTMEASYMGLMRTVSVLLSSEAKMKGEIQRFNGKDDFIYPNAIYEPSHNSVLFLALADKKYCEKTSACSGYAIFVQRYVFEGGLMLKRCVIGSTWAKVAAPFAVYDENENRTIVCFTKQSRNGKSRLACYFVGYLEVDVCFSQALAPFDSYSSHPSRDGSAIYYPPGNALFSAWSEEVGSSSFVRGHQLERERLGRDVSSPIAIYREKTKQICIAYRSVAERGCDVVKIRCLESSSSCIDCLENNYQACDPCSSRGLECSKDATCKRTGDKYSCQCKIGFVGNGTHCSDVRECSKKGQKKDGKCACNLGYVGNGKFCCKPQLKNVWNVPMGDSATLECSKTCMNPYLIYDGLIQFSWLFRGRHLNETGLDYSLSNDGAVLTVRKLTRKYFGSYTCRIDIDNDSKSYKFYTRIDAAPTTQGNCRCGERDVFPRDRISIGTAVRLGEFPWQAMLCNQKTGVHCGGVMISPCCILTAAHCFTLLDPDEQVTVCLGKVCGSCANINQQRHQCFVAKETIIHPKFDPPTLANDIALVKIDAGECLSCGRYARPICLPQPSRDEMLTKIGKAATVSGWGKTAQEKGGSKCLRKGHVDFMPINKCNESFNWPQSDYEYRKLCTTDQTGACGGDSGGPLMMQNKKFGNRWILAGLVSYGYKCGSKDHPGVYTRVDKFLDWIYDNCSKL; from the exons ATGCTCACGTGCGATTCAAATGTGACCGTAGGGCCGGGTCACATTGCGTTTGATAACGGAAGAGTGAAGATGCGGCTCTTTATCGTTCTCCTAAGTTTGGTTTTCTCTTCTGTTGGAG GTACTTTCACTTCGCCCCTAATCACATCTTCAAGTCAAACGATTGACGTCTCGGACGACGctcaaagcgacgaagaaccgACTTTGTGGGCGGTCGAGAATGTTTGGGCGCCACTCGACCTCCACATACCCCGCGTTTCAAAGCGCTCGACCCAAGAATACGACATCCCCCTTCTCTTCGTATCTCAAGCTGGCCCCTGTTGGACAATACGCTGGGAACCGCCGCTATCACCTCCATCCCATTATAAAATCTATAGGTCCACGAACccggaagaagaaaacgacgaggaatTTCACTTCGTTGCAACGGTTCGGCACAAGCGCGGGTCGACGATCTGGACGCATTGCTGCCGTCTATCGGGAATCACGAAAGTCCGCTTTGGAGTGTCGGCTGTCGACTCTTCCAAGCAAGAAcacgaaatgaaaaaatcCGACCCAGTCGTCGTATCCACGTCGTTTCTACCGGCCGGACCGTTGCCGGAGGAACTGACGCCTAGAATGTGCTGCGTCAGAGATCACGTTATAGCCTACAATCCAAAAGATGATAATTTCCTACTGGTGATTCAATGTCGAAATGGTAGTCTTTATTCTGTCCTTGTGGACAGCGCGTTCAAAGCAAGCACCAGGGACATCACCTTTGTGATAAACG GTGAAATAGCTGATCAGGGCAGCCCATCTGTAACGTATAACCAAAGGACCATGAAGTACACAATACTGCTTCAGTTACGACCCGGCAGTCGATCTGGTGGCAAGTACGTTATCGTCTCGAGGCAGATAAATGGGGCTACGGGCGAATTTCTGGGGCGACCGTCGGTTGTTGCCCAGTGCCAAAATAAGAAGAAGCAACCCGAGGATTGCAGAAAACcgaaaataatttataacCTGGCCACGTATGGATACATAATGACGATGGAGGCTTCTTATATGGGTCTAATGCGTACAGTCAGTGTCCTCCTCAGCTCCGAGGCCAAAATGAAAGGCGAAATCCAAAGGTTTAACGGTAAAGATGATTTCATATATCCAAATGCCATCTACGAGCCTAGTCACAACTCGGTCCTATTTCTGGCTCTGGCAGATAAAAAGTATTGCGAAAAAACGTCCGCATGCAGTGGATATGCAATTTTCGTTCAGAGATACGTATTCGAAGGAGGACTGATGCTAAAGCGATGCGTTATTGGTAGCACATGGGCGAAAGTCGCCGCTCCGTTTGCAGTGTatgacgaaaatgaaaatcGAACGATTGTCTGCTTTACGAAGCAATCACGAAATGGAAAATCACGACTGGCCTGTTACTTTGTCGGATATTTGGAAGTAGACGTCTGCTTTTCGCAAGCGCTTGCCCCCTTCGATTCCTATTCTAGTCATCCTTCGAGAGACGGAAGTGCAATTTATTATCCACCGGGGAATGCTCTATTTTCTGCGTGGTCTGAAGAAGTTGGATCATCTTCGTTCGTACGAGGTCACCAGTTGGAAAGAGAGCGCTTAGGACGTGACGTTTCCTCTCCAATTGCTATCTATCGAGAAAAGACTAAGCAGATATGCATTGCATATCGTTCCGTCGCTGAACGTGGCTGTGACGTGGTCAAAATTCGATGTTtggaatcgtcgtcctcttgcATAGACTGTTTGGAAAATAATTATCAGGCTTGCG ATCCGTGCTCTTCTCGAGGACTTGAATGCAGCAAAGACGCCACCTGTAAACGCACGGGAGACAAATATAGCTGTCAGTGCAAAATTGGATTTGTAGGAAATGGTACTCATTGTTCAG ACGTCAGAGAATGCAGCAAAAAAGGGCAAAAGAAAGACGGGAAATGTGCGTGCAACTTGGGCTATGTTGGAAATGGAAAATTCTGCTGCAAACCTC AACTAAAAAACGTTTGGAACGTTCCCATGGGTGATTCCGCAACCTTAGAGTGCTCAAAGACCTGCATGAATCCCTACCTGATATACGACGGTTTGATTCAATTTTCCTGGCTCTTCCGCGGCAGACATTTGAACGAAACCGGACTAGACTACAGTCTTTCAAACGACGGCGCTGTTCTTACCGTGCGCAAGTTGACGCGGAAATATTTTGGCTCCTACACGTGCCGCATTGACATAGACAACGATAGTAAGTCTTACAAGTTTTATACAAGAATCGACGCAGCTCCCACAACACAAGGAAATTGCA GATGCGGTGAACGTGACGTTTTCCCCAGGGATCGTATAAGTATTGGCACTGCCGTCAGACTAGGAGAATTTCCGTGGCAAGCGATGCTCTGTAATCAAAAAACAGGCGTTCATTGCGGAGGAGTTATGATAAGCCCATGTTGCATTCTAACAGCGGCTCACTGCTTTACCCTACTGGACCCAGACGAACAAGTTACAGTTTGCTTAGGAAAAGTCTGCGGATCATGTGCCAATATCAATCAGCAACGTCATCAGTGTTTTGTCGCCAAAGAAACTATAATTCATCCAAAATTCGATCCCCCTACTCTCGCCAACGACATTGCTCTCGTGAAAATTGATGCAGGAGAATGCCTATCGTGTGGGAGATATGCAAGGCCAATATGTCTGCCCCAGCCCTCACGAGACGAAATGCTGACCAAAATAGGAAAAGCTGCGACCGTTTCCGGGTGGGGAAAGACCGCCCAAGAAAAAGGCGGGTCCAAATGTTTGCGAAAGGGACACGTTGACTTCATGCCAATAAACAAGTGCAACGAATCTTTTAATTGGCCGCAGTCCGACTACGAGTATCGCAAGCTTTGCACAACGGACCAAACAGGAGCGTGCGGAGGCGATAGTGGGGGCCCCCTCATGATGcagaataaaaaatttgGCAATCGATGGATTTTGGCTGGACTTGTGAGCTATGGATATAAATGCGGCAGCAAAGATCATCCAGGAGTTTATACAAGAGTTGATAAGTTTTTGGATTGGATCTACGATAACTGCTCGAAATTGTGA
- the LOC136199313 gene encoding low density lipoprotein receptor adapter protein 1-B-like translates to MPLGKKSFEVAHVPKIKRRGTDKRKTKQEELVQTWLYAKEDLINGVNIKLEYLGYEPVKEALGRQNAPEIIERLIHAYKGTPITVTVTANGLQVLDDTFDKDHPMKKISIYRISFTSTDKTRKRIFCFIAKDSRSGEFYLHCFQCRTRRQASEMVLTVAQAFQLAFEAFKKRDPEAKKLFDEAEIPKPPPEKNAAEPEEAQGGEEAEEEGKAEAEGEEEEEHNYEEIEEVKTKMKRKVSFIHRSRRAASAKEPMTSDEALDSKIEMPEKEFRAEFRRMSLHRKRPELPDIDVDMSDKTDKVAQFLAGRIAAEQITEEPVEEEDN, encoded by the exons ATGCCTCTGGGCAAGAAATCGTTTGAAGTTGCCCATGTTCCCAAAATAAAACGTCGTGGAACGGATAAGCGCAAGACGAAGCAAGAAGAGCTCGTTCAAACGTGGCTTTACGCAAAGGAAGACCTCATTAACGGCGTCAACATAAAATTGGAA TATCTTGGCTACGAGCCTGTCAAGGAAGCTCTTGGCCGTCAAAATGCGCCTGAAATCATTGAAAGACTCATA CATGCCTACAAAGGCACGCCCATTACAGTGACCGTCACGGCAAACGGATTGCAAGTATTGGACGATACGTTTGACAAG GATCACCCAATGAAGAAGATATCCATCTATCGGATCTCGTTCACAAGCACGGACAAGACGCGCAAACGGATCTTTTGCTTCATTGCGAAAGATAGTAGATCGGGCGAGTTCTATCTGCACTGCTTTCAATGTCGCACGAGACGCCAG GCCAGTGAGATGGTGCTCACCGTAGCTCAAGCGTTTCAATTGGCCTTTGAAGCGTTTAAG AAACGCGATCCCGAAGCTAAAAAACTTTTTGATGAGGCGGAAATTCCCAAGCCGCCACCCGAGAAGAACGCAGCAGAGCCGGAAGAAGCGCAGGGAGGCGAAGAA GCAGAAGAAGAGGGTAAGGCAGAGgctgaaggagaagaagaagaagagcacaACTACGAGGAAATAGAGGAAGTGAAGACAAAAATGAAGAGG aaagTCTCCTTTATACATCGATCTCGTCGTGCGGCCTCGGCCAAAGAG CCAATGACAAGTGACGAAGCTCTGGACAGTAAAATTGAAATGCCGGAAAAAGAGTTTCGTGCCGAATTTCGCAG GATGTCCCTGCACCGAAAGAGACCTGAGCTGCCCgacattgacgtcgacaTGAGCGACAAGACAGACAAAGTTGCGCAATTTCTGGCTGGTCGCATCGCCGCGGAACAAATCACGGAGGAACCTgtagaggaggaggataATTGA
- the LOC136199314 gene encoding low density lipoprotein receptor adapter protein 1-like produces MPFGKSSKGFNVSTKDPEATEVRATDRRETKQELATQTWLHTKEDMLTGVLFDVEYLGYDEVQKPTGRQNSSEIIERLAKREGRHVSLRISANGFRVENDDFETDNPMKFVQMYRISFTTVDKIRRRVFFFIGRDRESKKLLMHILQCKTKRQASEITLTVAQGFQIAFEMFEKRDPEAQKLLKERDEKEEVKVEASSDVVKLRKRRVSVRLQHKAQPEKELKDHDLDRHVDMPDEDIREEYKRMTILRDIPDLPDMDFDPNDASDDIALFLGGEITAKQMTEKS; encoded by the exons ATGCCATTCGGAAAATCATCCAAAGGCTTCAATGTCTCGACCAAAGACCCCGAAGCAACGGAGGTCAGAGCGACAGATAGACGAGAGACGAAACAAGAACTAGCGACCCAAACGTGGCTGCATACCAAAGAAGACATGCTAACCGGAGTGCTATTTGACGTAGAA TATCTCGGCTACGATGAAGTTCAGAAGCCGACTGGACGCCAGAATTCGTCTGAAATTATTGAAAGACTTGCA AAGCGTGAAGGAAGACACGTTTCTTTGAGAATTTCGGCGAACGGTTTCAGGGTTGAAAATGACGACTTTGAAAcg GATAATCCAATGAAATTCGTGCAAATGTACCGAATTTCGTTTACGACTGTGGACAAAATTAGGCGTcgagtctttttctttattggtCGAGACAGGGAATCAAAGAAATTGCTTATGCACATACTCCAGTGCAAGACAAAGAGACAG GCGAGCGAAATCACTCTAACTGTAGCACAAGGATTTCAAATTGCTTTTGAAATGTTTGAG AAAAGAGATCCAGAAGCTCAAAAGTTGCTGAAGGAAAGGGATGAGAAGGAAGAGGTTAAGGTAGAGGCCtcttctgacgtcgtcaaactTAGAAAG AGGAGAGTGTCCGTTAGGCTTCAGCACAAAGCCCAACCAGAAAAGGAATTAAAAGAC CATGACTTAGATCGTCATGTTGATATGCCAGATGAAGACATTCGAGAGGAGTACAAAAG AATGACCATCCTTCGTGACATCCCCGACCTGCCCGACATGGACTTCGATCCTAACGATGCGAGCGACGACATTGCTCTCTTCCTCGGAGGCGAAATCACAGCGAAGCAAATGACAGAAAAATCCTAA
- the LOC136199312 gene encoding homeobox protein SIX1-like isoform X1, translating to MAASSSSSSSQAFGFTEEQVACVCEVLQQHGDVDRLARFLWSLPICEHLHRNESVLKGKAVVSFHRRNFKDLYAILENNHFSVRNHARMQQLWLNAHYIEAERLRGRQLGAVGKYRVRRKYPLPRTIWDGEETSYCFKEKSRAILRDWYARNPYPSPREKRELAEGTGLTTTQVSNWFKNRRQRDRAAEAKDGSPKLETRKKSESKADESSSDGEQDPIEANPISSADAIAALKDESIPRLSTSNSLLPPLSRSMRPIYAAPPPSFVTQATPQPFAAATRAAAAAAASAHYYMNDPGSYPSLGVPVSHASAPRSGHFAPPPPPPPPPQSPYSTQAHLHHHPSFFGHPAAAAAAPPPTHPPHLQSPYSQTTAPASYQAMFTAQGVDAGYAQHMAELVT from the exons ATGgccgcctcgtcgtcgtcgtcgagctcgCAGGCGTTTGGCTTCACCGAGGAGCAGGTCGCGTGCGTGTGCGAGGTGTTGCAACagcacggcgacgtcgatcggctCGCACGCTTTCTCTGGAGCCTTCCCATCTGCGAGCATCTGcatcgaaacgaaagcgttCTCAAGGGCAAagccgtcgtctcgttccATCGACGCAACTTCAAGGATCTCTACGCGATTCTCGAGAACAATCACTTCTCCGTGCGCAATCACGCGAGAATGCAGCAGCTGTGGCTCAACGCGCACTACATCGAAGCCGAGCGTCTGCGCGGACGCCAGCTCGGCGCCGTCGGAAAGTATCGCGTGCGACGCAAGTATCCCCTGCCGCGAACGATTTGGGACGGCGAGGAGACGTCCTATTGCTTCAAGGAGAAATCGCGCGCTATACTGCGCGATTGGTACGCGCGCAATCCGTACccgtcgccgcgcgaaaAACGCGAACTCGCCGAAGGTACGGGTCTCACGACGACCCAGGTCTCCAATTGGTTCAAAAATAGGCGCCAGCGCGATCGcgccgccgaagcgaaagacgg AAGCCCCAAACTCGAAACGAGGAAAAAATCCGAAAGCAAAGCGGACGAAAGCAGCTCGGACGGAGAACAGGACCCAATCGAAGCCAACCCCATTTCCTCGGCGGACGCAATAGCGGCACTAAAGGACGAATCAATCCCACGTCTTTCCACGTCCAATTCATTGTTACCCCCACTGAGCCGCTCAATGCGACCGATCTACGCCGCGCCACCGCCCTCGTTCGTAACCCAGGCAACGCCGCAGCCATTTGCCGCGGCAACgcgagccgccgccgccgcggcggcgagcgcACACTACTACATGAACGATCCCGGGAGCTATCCCAGTCTAGGCGTGCCGGTTTCTCACGCGTCCGCACCGCGATCAGGGCATTTtgcaccgccgccgcctccgccgccgccgcctcagTCGCCGTATTCCACTCAGGCGCACCTTCATCATCATCCCAGTTTTTTTGGGcatccggcggcggcggcggcggcgcctcCGCCCACGCATCCGCCTCACTTGCAATCGCCGTATTCTCAAACGACGGCACCCGCTTCCTATCAGGCCATGTTTACCGCGCAAGGCGTTGATGCGGGATACGCGCAGCACATGGCCGAATTAGTCACTTAg
- the LOC136199312 gene encoding homeobox protein SIX1-like isoform X2 encodes MAASSSSSSSQAFGFTEEQVACVCEVLQQHGDVDRLARFLWSLPICEHLHRNESVLKGKAVVSFHRRNFKDLYAILENNHFSVRNHARMQQLWLNAHYIEAERLRGRQLGAVGKYRVRRKYPLPRTIWDGEETSYCFKEKSRAILRDWYARNPYPSPREKRELAEGTGLTTTQVSNWFKNRRQRDRAAEAKDGSPKLETRKKSESKADESSSDGEQDPIEANPISSADAIAALKDESIPRLSTSNSLLPPLSRSMRPIYAAPPPSFVTQATPQPFAAATRAAAAAAASAHYYMNDPGSYPSLGVPVSHASAPRSGHFAPPPPPPTHPPHLQSPYSQTTAPASYQAMFTAQGVDAGYAQHMAELVT; translated from the exons ATGgccgcctcgtcgtcgtcgtcgagctcgCAGGCGTTTGGCTTCACCGAGGAGCAGGTCGCGTGCGTGTGCGAGGTGTTGCAACagcacggcgacgtcgatcggctCGCACGCTTTCTCTGGAGCCTTCCCATCTGCGAGCATCTGcatcgaaacgaaagcgttCTCAAGGGCAAagccgtcgtctcgttccATCGACGCAACTTCAAGGATCTCTACGCGATTCTCGAGAACAATCACTTCTCCGTGCGCAATCACGCGAGAATGCAGCAGCTGTGGCTCAACGCGCACTACATCGAAGCCGAGCGTCTGCGCGGACGCCAGCTCGGCGCCGTCGGAAAGTATCGCGTGCGACGCAAGTATCCCCTGCCGCGAACGATTTGGGACGGCGAGGAGACGTCCTATTGCTTCAAGGAGAAATCGCGCGCTATACTGCGCGATTGGTACGCGCGCAATCCGTACccgtcgccgcgcgaaaAACGCGAACTCGCCGAAGGTACGGGTCTCACGACGACCCAGGTCTCCAATTGGTTCAAAAATAGGCGCCAGCGCGATCGcgccgccgaagcgaaagacgg AAGCCCCAAACTCGAAACGAGGAAAAAATCCGAAAGCAAAGCGGACGAAAGCAGCTCGGACGGAGAACAGGACCCAATCGAAGCCAACCCCATTTCCTCGGCGGACGCAATAGCGGCACTAAAGGACGAATCAATCCCACGTCTTTCCACGTCCAATTCATTGTTACCCCCACTGAGCCGCTCAATGCGACCGATCTACGCCGCGCCACCGCCCTCGTTCGTAACCCAGGCAACGCCGCAGCCATTTGCCGCGGCAACgcgagccgccgccgccgcggcggcgagcgcACACTACTACATGAACGATCCCGGGAGCTATCCCAGTCTAGGCGTGCCGGTTTCTCACGCGTCCGCACCGCGATCAGGGCATTTtgcaccgccgccgc ctcCGCCCACGCATCCGCCTCACTTGCAATCGCCGTATTCTCAAACGACGGCACCCGCTTCCTATCAGGCCATGTTTACCGCGCAAGGCGTTGATGCGGGATACGCGCAGCACATGGCCGAATTAGTCACTTAg